Proteins from one Choloepus didactylus isolate mChoDid1 chromosome 4, mChoDid1.pri, whole genome shotgun sequence genomic window:
- the LOC119531955 gene encoding 60S ribosomal protein L23a-like — MVPKVKKEAPAPPKTEAKAKALKAKKAVLKGVHRHKKMKIRTSPTFQRPKTLRLRRQPKYPRKSAPRRNKLDHYAIIKFPLTTESAMKKTEDNNTLVFVVDVKANKHQIKQAVKKLYDTDVAKVNTLVRPDGEKKAYV, encoded by the coding sequence ATGGTGCCGAAAGTGAagaaggaagcccctgcccctcccaaaaccgaagccaaagcaaaggctttgaaagccaagaaggcagtactgaaaggcGTCCACAGACACAAGAAAATGAAGATCCGCACTTCACCTACATTCCAGCGGCCCAAGACTCTGCGtctcagaagacagcccaaatatcctcGGAAGAgtgcccccaggagaaacaagcttgaCCACTATGCCATCATCAAGTTCCCCCTGACCACTGAGTCAGCCATGAAGAAGACTGAAGACAACAACACACTTGTGTTCGTTGTGGATGTCAAGGCCAACAAGCACCAGATCAAACAGGCTGTGAAGAAGCTCTATGACACTGACGTGGCAAAGGTCAACACCCTGGTCAGgcctgatggagagaagaaggcatatgtttga